One part of the Mya arenaria isolate MELC-2E11 chromosome 3, ASM2691426v1 genome encodes these proteins:
- the LOC128225636 gene encoding tripartite motif-containing protein 2-like — protein MASGDIVERLHDSFLSCPICFQPYNRPKALTCLHTFCEGCIRDYVTSRFDGHGQFPCPLCRQTIYIPVGGVSSFPNNHFIVGLGDTVQGYEHQSRDTCLSLNVQHERSPLLPGASTEHFSPEKPNKLIRRFGEYGTQPHQFIQATGMAVSLFTDDVFVSDCTLNTIAVFSSTGQLRHSFSCDCSVRDVAVTRGGTLLVTVSKAGNSLLREYTVEGRIIANYGTFYSQENPFGIAISRQGNPVVTGIRQNCVHVLTSQYKPSIRFGSKGRGASHFTSPFFVTLSSQDEVIVSDCGNHRIKVHKLDGTFVRAFGKQGTKPGQLFYPMGVCVDKYDNIYVADANNFRVQVFSRDGEPLAVPVKNTYEYGIDVKPVNVVFCKENVLLVLLRGSKFCEIQSYLCDVEKLKPLQKHSWTDLLCCKV, from the exons ATGGCGAGTGGTGACATCGTTGAGCGTCTTCATGACTCGTTTCTCAGCTGCCCCATCTGTTTCCAGCCGTACAACCGTCCTAAAGCGTTAACTTGCTTGCACACGTTCTGTGAGGGCTGTATCCGGGATTACGTCACGTCACGTTTCGATGGACATGGTCAGTTTCCGTGCCCGCTCTGCAGACAG accATATACATTCCTGTCGGCGGGGTTTCCAGTTTCCCAAACAACCACTTCATCGTCGGCCTCGGCGACACCGTCCAGGGATACGAGCACCAGTCTCGTGATACTTGTTTATCGTTGAACGTCCAGCACGAGCGCTCGCCGCTATTGCCGGGCGCATCCACGGAACATTTCTCACCTGAAAAACCGAACAAACTTATTCGCAGATTTGGGGAATACGGCACGCAGCCTCATCAGTTCATACAGGCGACTGGGATGGCGGTTTCACTTTTTACTGACGATGTATTTGTGTCTGACTGCACGTTAAATACAATTGCTGTATTTAGCAGCACGGGTCAGTTGCGCCACAGTTTCTCATGTGACTGCTCAGTTCGTGACGTCGCCGTCACCAGAGGAGGCACACTGCTTGTTACTGTAAGTAAGGCAGGCAACTCGCTGTTACGCGAGTACACTGTGGAAGGACGAATTATCGCAAATTACGGAACTTTCTACAGCCAAGAAAATCCGTTTGGGATAGCGATTTCAAGACAAGGAAATCCTGTTGTGACGGGCATCAGACAAAATTGTGTTCACGTATTGACCTCTCAGTATAAGCCGTCGATAAGATTTGGATCGAAGGGTCGGGGTGCAAGTCATTTTACATCGCCGTTCTTTGTTACACTTTCAAGTCAAGACGAAGTGATAGTTTCTGACTGTGGCAATCATAGAATCAAGGTTCATAAATTAGACGGTACGTTTGTTCGGGCGTTTGGAAAGCAGGGTACAAAGCCTGGGCAATTATTTTATCCAATGGGCGTCTGTGTTGACAAATACGACAATATTTACGTGGCCGATGCTAACAACTTCCGGGTGCAAGTGTTTTCTCGTGACGGAGAGCCGCTTGCAGTGCCCGTTAAAAATACGTACGAGTACGGAATAGACGTCAAACCCGTTAACGTTGTTTTCTGCAAGGAAAACGTCTTACTTGTGTTGCTGAGGGGATCTAAGTTTTGTGAAATACAATCGTATCTTTGTGATGTTGAGAAATTGAAACCTCTACAAAAACACAGTTGGACTGATCTACTCTGTTGCAAGGTGTAA
- the LOC128229018 gene encoding uncharacterized protein LOC128229018, whose amino-acid sequence MKRILKETEGQFYSTKKTVKIMDRAKVAVLLCFLILHPASSLQDEPMFPTKFQYDEQLLEKVIRMELKFEEYEKKLDNAIELLNKSILDVNKSIVDGTDELKELESQIERKHEQIESTVNGKLQEFDHLADELRIPNVFFRAEYPTDLSNPNPIVFTKTVYDFGNGYDNVTGVFTVPVDGTYLFTMHLCSHAGKDIHYRLTIDDEDHLGGRNFNTGSHVCTSADVIAPLKTNSKVFVKSSQSSDVLYEDGSYRRNIFSGVLLHK is encoded by the exons ATGAAACGGATTCTCAAGGAAACAGAGGGTCagttttattcaacaaaaaaaacagtaaaaattatGGACAGAGCGAAGGTAGCAGTGTTATTGTGCTTTTTAATTCTGCATCCTGCAAGTTCATTGCAAGATGAACCAATGTTTCCCACCAAATTCCAATATGACGAACAGTTGCTTGAAAAGGTGATTCGTATGGAGCTTAAGTTTGAAGAATATGAGAAGAAATTGGATAACGCTATTGAACTGTTGAACAAATCTATATTGGATGTTAACAAGTCGATTGTTGATGGAACAGATGAACTGAAAGAGCTGGAATCGCAGATTGAACGAAAACATGAGCAGATAGAATCAACAGTGAACGGGAAGCTACAAGAGTTCGATCACCTTGCAG ACGAGCTGAGGATCCCGAACGTATTTTTCCGCGCTGAATATCCTACCGACCTCAGCAACCCAAACCCGATAGTGTTCACAAAGACGGTGTATGATTTTGGGAACGGATATGACAACGTCACCGGCGTGTTCACAGTTCCCGTCGACGGGACGTACCTATTTACTATGCATCTTTGTTCTCATGCAGGAAAAGATATCCATTATCGATTGACCATTGACGACGAAGACCATCTCGGAGGGAGGAATTTCAATACCGGCTCACACGTTTGCACCTCTGCAGATGTCATTGCGCCCTTGAAGACCAACAGCAAGGTGTTTGTGAAATCATCGCAATCTAGCGATGTTCTGTACGAGGATGGGTCTTATAGAAGAAATATCTTCTCGGGGGTTCTACTTCACAAATGA